Part of the Candidatus Amarolinea dominans genome is shown below.
TCAGGCACGTGAAAGAGAATCGCGTTGACCAGTGTACCGCTGGGGTGGCCGGGCGCCGGATGCACCACCAGGCCGGCCGGCTTGTCCACCAGGATCACGTCGGCATCTTCGTAGACGATGGTCAATGGGATGTCTTCCGGCTCCAGGGTTGCGGGCGCCACCGGCGGAATGTCAATCTGCACCACGTCGCGGGCCTGCACGCGGTAGCTGGCCTTGACGATGCTGCCCGCGATGGTCACGCGGCGTCCTTCGATCCAGCGTTGAATGACCGAACGCGACTGCTCCGGCAACGCGGCGGTGAGCCACTTGTCCAGGCGTTCGCCGCTCCTGTCAACGGTGAGGACGGTTGGTTCGAGTTCGTCGTCGAGCGTCATGTCAGTCATCATTGCTCGGCACGCACCTGGCAGCGTATGCACAGGCTGGCGGAGGGCAGGGCCTTGAGGCGGGCAAAGTCAATCGGCTCGCCGCAGCGCTCACAAAAGCCGTAGGTGCCGGCCTCCAGGCGCGCCAGCGCACGATCCACGTCTGTCAGGGCGCGATTGTGCGATCCGTTCATCGTCAACGCCGCGGCCTGATCGAACGCGTCCGTGGCATCATCGGCCATGTGGTTGCCCAGGCCCGGATTGTGGTTGCGCACCTGAACTTCGTAGTGGGCGATTTCTTCCTGCAGGCACCTGCGCTCCACCTCAAGCTGCCGCTGCAGACGGGCATCATCACGTGTCATGGCATCTCCTCGTCGAGTGCAACCGGGGACGATCTTGAAACTGATTTTACTCGTCTGTCTGCGACCTGTCAACATGATGACGATGGGTGCATTTCGCCGGGCGACTGCAAGTCGCTG
Proteins encoded:
- a CDS encoding TraR/DksA family transcriptional regulator; translated protein: MTRDDARLQRQLEVERRCLQEEIAHYEVQVRNHNPGLGNHMADDATDAFDQAAALTMNGSHNRALTDVDRALARLEAGTYGFCERCGEPIDFARLKALPSASLCIRCQVRAEQ